AtatgagagaaagaaaaagaaattgaaactGAAGCGGATGATGCTTGTTATATTTGCGCAAAAATATAGCACGTTGTTTGGAAAAGCAAGTAAGAAGACATCTTTCGGTGATGCCGAAAAAAAAAGGCGATTGTTGGCGACATATCTCTAGTACACCAACATGTCAACAAAGAGAATGAAAATCACTTATCCAATCTGTATATCGACAAAGACAAGGTTATTAAGTAGGACTGGAACTGATGTACGTACCAGGTACTAGGGTACTGAACCCATGAGAAGAAAAGCTTCGTTGATAGATTGAACAGAAAAACTTGCACACGTAGTTCAAGGAACTAAATAAACTTCTGTAGACAACCTTTTGAAATAATAGGATCACAACCTTTTTCTACATCGCAGAACAggatgaaagaaaaagaaagaatcttGGGATTATTGTATGATACCAAaggttttagaaaaaaaaattgcaaatATTCTGTGTTCAATGCAAAAGCAGAGAATATCATTGTATGAtatcaagaaaattgcaaagattcCTCCACTGGAGATGAGGGAGAGGTATGTGCAGCAACAACCAGGAAGTTTGATCTTACCTGTTGGAGGACATGATCAGCATAATGATCAGTTTAGAAACGATGTTAGATATGAGTTAAAAATGATAGTGATGGATAGGGAGACCATAACCATATGGGAGTACCAATACTCACGGAGAAAAAATATTATTGGATATgccaaaaatatttttggaacaaAGAACTATTCTTAAATggcaagatatgagataattagCGGAGATTATCGTGTCATATGATTATGAATCCAAAAATGGAATATGTATATTTTCCATGGATCTTGCCGTGAACAATggcagaaaaaggaaagaaaatattgctTTGTATAAAACATCTAGAACATAATAGGTGTCCGTAACTGTCCACAGAGATACAGGTCTTTGCtggggaaaaaaaaaacttaatccaTTTTAAGAACCAAATGGTTCAAAGTGATCATGAAAATGGACCACGATTAGAGAATAGTCGATTTGTATTTTCAAAAGATTGTAATATTAATAAGTTCAtttgaaaaagataaaaaaaatgaacTTTCTGATTGATTAAAGAAAATGACTCACCTTAATTGGGTCTCAAAAAAAAGGAATATGAAAACACTGAAACACCTGATGCAATATTTCAATTCACGATATTTGTTCTATTGATACCGATACAGCCATGAATAGCTGATTGCTCatttaaaaaagaacaagaatggAGTTATAAAAAACTGGATTGCGGAAGCGATTGAATCAAGAGcatttctgctctgataccatcttagattttgatatgtagatcaaatctaagatgaatatcattgattACAAAAACATTATTAATATTAAATCAATGATAAACATAaattaatcataaagaaattaacctacaaaccaaaatcaaatggaggagacaggtattaaagtggttcggcattAATGGCCTACGTCCACTGACAAACCCCGTAGGGTGAAATATTATTGATCTTCAGATGATTTCTCTGAGATAGTTTTACATTTACATAGTGATCCTATTTATAGGTGataggatacaaaacctagaagaTAGAATAACAACCGATATCTTGACTAGGTGAAACTATCTATCTACATTACAGGATTTATTGTTTGACCTGATCCTATAATCTAGTAGTTGCATTGACTGAGCATCATGTATCTTGAATGGTAGCCCACAGTCACTCACTTCTGACGTGCACATTGATCTCTTTGTAGCATACCCGTGTTTATCCTCTAATATATACTCTTAATGTAACTTTCGCTGCGGTCTCTTTTTAGGTTCTTAATGAAATTTTACTTAcacaagacaaaaaaaaatggaattcatatctaattttttttatcaattaaaAAGAATAATGATCAAAAAGGAAAAGGGTACAAAAGGCTTGTGTCACCCTCAAAGTACCAAAACAAAAGGAAAGAACAAAGCTAAGCAGGTAACAACGTACCTCTTAGAATTAcaagaaatcaaaataaaattttgacCAGTTTGCCATATCATCTCTGTAAGAAGTAGATTCCAAGTTTTTGAAAATGAGGCGCCAAGTAAATAGAGTATACATGATCTTATGTTGCACAACCACCTCAGAATTTTCTTTTTCAGAAAAAGCTCTTGAATTTCTTTCCAGCCAAATGCCCTAGATAACCACTGAAATCATATTCCAAATATGAGATTGTCGAGTATAATTGAGAGACAAATTCCAAGAGAAGATCATTGTAAGCAAGTCTCATGGCATGGTAACTTCCAACTCACCTTTTCTTGAAAATGAGACCAATTTTTtttacacaaaattgattaaaaagaccaaaatcaataattcctgggtgaaaaggacatttagattttgatactgtttaaatggataaaaatgtaaaaatagtcaggatgtaaacagtttcatcctacccattttcaaatactttttttttaatttttaatttacatcaggatgcatccagtttcatccttgctattttttaagtttaagtcatgatgaatccagtttcatccttgctatttttttggtgtccatttcacccatactaatttttactcatccatttgaaccaagttttaaaaatatttggacaaatgacccattttcccaTTTTTCTAGCTAGCAAAGTTAGGGGGAGAAAATTTACTCCATCCCTAAAATCGTTTCAGGGAGAAAATTTCCTTGGTTTAACCAGAAAAAACTTTTTATTTGTCAGTGAAAGCAACATGGATCAATGTTTGACAAATACTCCACGATTTTAACAGGTGTAACCACGTTTGGAGCAAAAATGCCATATTTAAACAAAGCCAATGCATTTTGAAACCTTTGTTTTAATTATGGGCCTTATAactcctggcttgattggggtatactcaAATTAATTGgcgtatacctaatgagacaaaatccaagtcattttgaagtaaaacggGCTACcccttaaccttttattttctaaatggctaatatatccttgtttaattaacactaaaaattctgattagattaattaattgagtttagatgaattaattaagtagattaaaacttatgaatttaagttatcaaattttgtttttgattgatctcaagtgggaagatttttgatgaaaaaaaaattgttttgagaattttttttgcaacgaaaatgaaaacatactacccaaacacttctaaaaaggagATTGCAAAGCTGATgtgtgaaatcatactcaaaattaaagaagaaatcaatactttcagttctgaaactatgaaaagtcggtagggtcgacgaatgaagaacatgccgactatatctggCCGGCGAGGTCTACAGATGAGtaacatgccgactatatccggccggcaaggtcggtgaatgaagaagatgtcgactttattatttttgacacacaggagattgttgtaaatgtttcactagtcggcatcttattgattttttacctttccggctaccttatagtcggcaaggtcgacaaaaaataccttGTCGAttataggatttttgacatacagagaaaggtgttacaaatgcataattAGCCGGCAAAgttttaatttcataaccttgccgactaaactatagtcagcaaggtataaggatgaataccgtgccgaccctgtaaatattactttcagaaacaaaactctttgaaaagtcggcatgctattcatcttataaccttgccgactaaaaataATATACGAAAAGTCGCCCTGTTGTTCATCCTATAAGCTTGccgactaaaaataaatatgaaaagtcggcatgctcgACAAACAAATACCATGCCGATTGTGTAACTATAATTCAACAATTTCAAAATTTTTTTGATCTAATTTGTCattcaaataacaaaataaaGTACTAGAATGAATTTGAAAGGATTAATCgacaataaaaaaatcataatcgacgatattttttcatttgaaaatgaTGAAATATAGAGTAGGAGAAAGGAATTGATCATTAGATTGATGATGAATGAGAAGGAAAGAAATTAATAAGGTTTTGATCTAAAACCCAAAAGGAGTGGTTTTGGTTATTATTAGGAGAAGGGTAATTAGATAACTTTACACATATTAAACACCCCTTAACCCTCTATTATGGTTGGGAACAAAATAAGTATATCCCAATCAATCAGGGCATACCCCAATCAAACCAGGTTATAACTCgtagatgaaaataaaataaaacaataaatataatgATTGATTTTTATCCAAAAGTTacaataaattttcaaaaaaacatTATAACGTATTATAAAATCCTGAAAATGAGTATAAACCGGGAAAAAAAAGTTCTTGTTGTTATTGAACAACATCTTTTAGAGAAGGATACTGATAATATTTACTACCAGTCTGGCAAGCTACATGAATTTGACCGTTTTCAACCGCCAAAAAACGACCGTTATTCAAACCTTGACTTTGGTCAATCGAGTCAAAGTCAAAAGTCAAGGGATGGAAGTGGAGATAACCCTACAGATGAAGGGATGAAAAGTAAAATAGTACAGTGAAGAAGGAACATAGAAACCACATGGAAGCCCATATAAAATATGTGTTGTTTTCACTAAAGTGTGAATCATCCCCCTGGATTAGGAAAGACATGATCCTCCACTAACCCTAAAAATACTCTGCTTGTCTGCTACATTTTAGCCTATGGAATGAAGCTACTCGCTTAACTGCTTACAATAACTAGCGGCTGTCATGTTCCATCAATGAAACAACAATAAGCAACTTTAAATACAGCTTATAGAGTATAGTCATCACTGCACGGCAAAACCCATTAAAAGGATTAGTTTAATGAACCTAAGCAAGGACAAGCTCTTTATTACAGCTAAACTACTGtaaaaaaatttacaaaaaggGATGAAAGTATAGTACAAATACACACACATTACCCAGCTCTTAAGACTAAAGCCATGTGATGATGAATGAGATGGAAGATGGGTACAGAAACAAATGCAAGAGCTTCTTCATACTTATATAGAATTGTTTTAAACAAAAAAGAAAGGCTCAAAACACTCTCTGCTAGTACTAGAAATTAGCTAGTTCTTGCTGTTAGAGCCTATAGCTAGGTTCTCTATGCCAATTTGAGAAGTATAGGTTACTATGTCTGGAAATTATTGGCAACTTTAAAGGACTGTTTGAAACCTTATTAAACAGGCTTAAAAAACTAgtgggttcttcttcttcttgttcttcttcatcaaaatttataaaattccaacTTGTTGTTGATGTTTGTACAATGCATGTTATAATATTGCATCTCTTTTCATTTTAATGgaaattttttgagtaagaatctTTAAACCTTTAATTTACTGTACCTTAGTGTAGCTTTCTAAGTTCACTACTGATTCACCCAGTAGTTGTACTAACAACTTGGCTTGCTTTACTGGCATTGAATTAAATATGGACTAGCATTAAGGGTCACCAAAAACGACCAAGTGAAAAACTCGAATCTTTACGACGCGATTAGGGGTAAGATTAAACAAAATGCAACAACCAGTTATCATGCACACGGTTCCAACTGATTACAGCTAGAAAGATGATCCCCAGTACTGAATACTGATCTTCTTGACCCCAAGTAGCATTAAGTTGTGTTAACTATAAATGGCCGATAGCTAAAAAGATGGTGGTCCTCGAAAGAATCTTGACAAGCAAAGACAGGATGATCAATTCTTGTTAAAGTTGCATTAATCATCCTTTTGTACCTCGAGTAAAAATGCAAAGTTTTGCTTAGGTATGACACTAATAGGAAGAATATATATATGGGTACTTAGCTTAGCCTCCCTACTAGTCTTTTGTCCAAACCCTAACCATCACTCAAAAAAACAACGGATCCTGCTTTTGTTTTAAGTCTAGCCAACCATGGAAAAGTTCAAAAGGAATACACTCTTAAACTAAGTTTAGTGTTGCGTTTCTTTTCTCTCAGTTCCATCATCAACTTGGCTTCAAGTGAGACTCTAAAGTCACTTGTgtgatttttatgttttgtttaatGGTCTCCTTTTCATGGAGACGACATATGTGGGAATCCACTTCAGAGCTTAGCTTATGTAATCAGGCGCACTCTTAATAATAATTATACCTTTTGACCATGTTAGTGCCTTGCGTTTTTCTATTAACTTAAAAGAAGAATATAAAGCAAAGTCTACGTAAACCATGCAGACATGTCATTCTTCTAATGGCCGGTTTCGCGTCGTTTAAACGATAATCACAAAACTAATGCATCGAGCCCACGAAATTTTTTATAACTTTGCAAGTAAGACATTCCGTCTAGTATCGACTTTACAGCAATGGCTTCCAAGGAGAGGGTATCAAAACGGCATATAACTACTCACTCCTTTTTAATTTAGGAAGTAAGCTGACGAATTTTATGTACTAATGACAACATTCGACGCTCAAGGTTTCCATATTCGACCTACACAAGATGTAGGTTTAATTCATCTGGATATAAAATACCTTGGAAATTGTTAACAAGGAACAAAAATGATGAGAATGCAGGAAtgaattttcttttcctttctttttgatCTGAACAGAATATTAACCTTTTATTGTCAACTTGAGAATTTATGGAGATGATGACAATGAAGTAGGATAAGTATCAAATTAAGTTTAAACCTCAAGAACCTCTTGCAGCGGAACCTCGATTGACGGGCAACATCGGAACGAGATTCTTTTGATTCTACAATGAACATCTAGAACAAAATTTATTACATTCATTTGGTTTTATTATACATACCACTACATTTATTTTGCTTGGCACATATTGTTATATTAATTGATACAACTGAAAATCATGCCATAACATTATGGTCCTATTTGACACCCAAACCTATTTGCACCTAACGTATACATACATGACCTTACACTACAGCACAGACACGGAAGTGGGTTTTCACTCACTCGAATGATGAACAAAATGGGTTCAAGATACATGCAAGTTCTGAATTTTGAATTGTAGATTTTGCAGTTTCTTCTGCATACCTGTCAACTCTTCCTGAGTCTTCGACAAACTGTCTATTCTTTGTTGTGCTGCATCCTGATAAGGCTTACTAATGGATTTCACAAAGTTATCTAGATCCTCGATATTTTGCAAAAGATCTTTACGCATGTCTTCCTCGAGTTCACGTGCCACAGCATCTGCTGTCCTCCGCACCTTTTCCGCCATCTCTTTTCGACGAGTTGGCAAATTTGATACCGCTAAGAAACTATTAAAAGGTTGAATCAGCTATAaatggtgaagaaaatcaaactcAAGAGAGAGAATTCAGATGATTATCACTGGGCATCATGATTGTCTAGCCAGACAAGGCCCACTCTACTGTGCAAAAGGAAAAATAGAACAGCTCAGTTTGGAATGATATACTGGAAGATTAATTAGCATAATCTGTCTCAGGGAACTAATCCAGTACCATATAACCTATACGAGCAATTGAGAAACTTTATTTCACCTATACAACTAAAGACCTCAACTCAAACCTCAAACAAAAGACGGGAACTACAGTGAAAATTCTTCTGTGCTTTTAAGAATATATAAGGTAAAGTGCCAGCCAACAATTTTCAGGTCTAAGAAGAAACTTTGAATATCTAGCTAAGAGAACAAAACTCCACAATAAACTTCAAATTAAGAAAAGAATTGTTACCCGCCAGCAGAACAAAGACCTAAAGCAAGAAGGTCCTCCGTCGTGGTTGGTAGCACAGTTGTAAGAAGGGAAGCAGATAGGCCAGCAGCTCCTAGTCCTCCAAATGTTCCCAATACCTAGATATTAAAAGAATAGATATCCCGCCAAATAGTTAAGCGAACATCACTGAAAGGACTCATCATGCAAAGCCAAATCTAGATAATCAAGGACTAATGGTATAGTAAACAAAGATGAAAAACGAGCTCACCACTTCACGGATTTCTTGGTCAAAaagctttgcagcagcagaagcacTAAAGTTCTCTAAAGGTTTCACGCTGAGGTCTTCCCTCTTTTGTAAGTCATCAGTTCCAAAATGTGGCTGATCGTGCTGGTTTAAAGATGAAGGCCATCTCTTCTCAAGAGATTCATTATACAGCATCCTTTCGCGAGAACTATTTGACTGCAACCACATCTTATATTCCTCAAGAAGCTTCTAATTATCGAGAAAAGAAAATCCATCAGAATGTGAAAGATAATCTCGATCATGTATAACTAACTACACTATAACATACAAAACCATGCATACCAAGATCACCCTAACAAATTTTACTCTCAGCAGGTTATTTTCTCAAATTATAATTGTCAATAACACTATGTAACCTTATTTATATTCATTCGTACTTGTGGGATCCAATACTAGTGACTACATGATCAGCTTTTAAATCCAGATAGCATTTCTGCACACAGAATATACACTCACAGATATCCTTGAAAATTTGACACTTTCGGATTTCGGCATCTATTCTCATTAGAGTCTAGTAACTTACTTGTGCATCTGAAATTGCCAGGTCAATGATGTCACTTTGAGCTCTTGAGCTGACAGGCATTAGGTTGAACTTCTCTCTTTTAAAAACGTAGGAAGCAACAAGATCAACATTTGATAGTAGAAGAGTAGATTCTATAAGCCTCACAATCCTAGCCCTGGCAGCTTCAATCTGCAAATTACACAAATTAATCCTCACCAAGAAACATAGGACTAGAAAGGGCACTGTGCCATTAATTTGTAAGCAGGAGGAAAAATATGTAATTCTCAAAGATCCATGATGTTAGAACATACAAGTGACGAAGTCTGCCTCTTCCATGACATGCTCTCGTATTCCATCTTCTCTGCATAATCTTTCGCCCTACCAACTATTTCATTAACCGAAGCTAAATCCTGAATGGCAGATTCGCGCTCTTTCATTACAAGGGTTTCACATGCAACAATCAATCTATCTGCAATTCTAATTGGTGTCTCAAGCTTAAGCCTCATTCTATCCATTCCTGCATCTGTTGATCTGTCCAAAAAGCTAAACAAGAATTTCTCAAGTTCATCAAAACCACTGCTCATCCAACGGGTATCTGCACCTAATAATTCCTCATTATTTTTACCACCATCCAAACCCACAGAGAGTTTGGCTTGGATAGCTGACCGTGCAGCAACAGGATATAATGTGACATGTTCTGCATTCATCAGTTTCTGTATGTTCTCTTTAATGAATGCAATGGCTTCCTCAAGCTGATCCAAAACAGAGACAACAAAGAATTAATAGCAGTATGTAGGAAATCCAAAGGTAAAAAAGAAGTGACAGGAACAACACTTCCTCTATGAAGTGAGGAGATCAGATGTATCTACAAAGGCATTGTCAAACCTCACTGTTACTCTGATAGAGATCACACTTATTCAAGACGAAGACGACCCTTTTCTTCCATTGTTGTATATAACTGAGAAAAGCAACCTGAAATGAACTAATGTTTGTTTAGAGACAGATTTCTGACTTTTGGCATAAATAGCTTCCTCCCGCCACACAATAGCACGACGCAATGATGCCAAGTTGACAAATGGTGCTCATCATACCTCGCTTGCAGTTAATGGGCGGTCAGCAGAGATAACAAAAACAACCAAATCCGACCGGGGTACAAACTCTTCAGTGAGACGCTGTTGTCTTTGGAGAATCACATTTGTACCAGGTGTATCAACAAGGTTTATCTGATAAATAGGTAAATAATATGTTAAACCTTATCAActtgttttctttttgataaCTGCAACTTATCAAACCATCATCATAAACAATGGCATAGACGAAGCTTCCAGGACCAAGACTGACGGATAAAAATAACAAGTAGAACCAGTAACAAAACAAATAGAACTGATTAAATGGTATTTCTCAAGGGCTACCATATTTGCATGTGAATTGTTAAGCAATTGTACCAGATAGATGAACCACAGAAGAGATGTTGTGAATAAACACTATTATGTTTCAACGAAGTGAAAGCGAAAATAAAAATGAGCTAACCTTTTTCAGAAATGGAGCAGGTAGATAGCATATGAACTGACCATCTGGATGCCTTTCACAGCGTTCATGCTCAAAAGTATCCATCTCAGCATAACACAGCAAAGTGATCTCATTAGTTGTGGGGACAACTCCTTCTTTGAGGTATCTTCTTCCGAGAAGAGCGTTTATAACAGTTGATTTGCCAGAGTTAAACTCACCCTAATGAGAACAAATAGACAAAAATATGAACAAGCGCACATGAAGAGGATATACTTTTagtgagagagaagaaaagaCATGATCCACCATAAATTCATTATCACGTGCAAAACCATAGTTACTACAGTAGAGCAAAGATAAATACTAACAATATTGAGTCGTGCCTATATTAACCTGGTTCTATGTTGCATGGTGCAACTGCAATTATCATACCATGTTATGCATTagataatttgtatcattaagaTGTTTCCATGATCGTTCTGCGAACCAGTTATACATACATGAGCCATAGATAATTTCATATTCTTAACAGATTCGAACTGCGACGTGAGGAGTTGGATATTTCTGAAGTGGTCGTCAAAACCCAGAATATAATGTAACTATGCCTCTTAACTGAATATCTAAACAAATTCAATCCTTAATCTATTTCACTTTATGGTTAATTATACAAAAGAAGTTACATGAAATTTAGAGCTAATACCCAATGTATAACCGGTGCAACCAGAGTTTGCTGAAGGTCAACACACAATTACCACTATAACCAGCAAAAACGGCTCATCAAGTCGGGAAACTGCATCAATGAGAAGTGAAACTTCCTCCATCTGCCACTCAGAACCAGCATGTACATATTCAGCTCAAACTAACAATGAAACAATCGATTAATCGCTAAACACATATATATGATGAAGAGCAAAAACTACCAAATGGAAAGCGTTAAAAGATCACCAGCGGAGCAGCTTTTTGGATTATAGATATCGCATCTTGTAAaacaattttttccatttttataaactctGCTTCTTTCTCGTCCAAGTCCATAGAAGGGATGACTCCATTTTTTCCTTGCTCCACCCTATCCATAATTCTACTGTCGTCCTGAGTTTTATTACTCAAAGGAGTAAACAAATTTCTCAATGCATCGTCACTGAGCAGCTTCAGATCATCCAAAGAAACAACCAATCCACCAGCACCTGACTGAAATAACTTTGATGCATCAGCTAGCTTTAATTGCTCCCCTTCCAAACCAAATGTTGCAAATACCGGCACTTTGACAGTCTGAAATAAGGAGTCGAAATTGTTTCCTCTGTCATTGCGATATATAAGAAAATCGGCACCTTCAGAATTAGATGCACTTAAAGCAGCATCAGCAGTATTTACACATCTCCCAACTAATGGGAGTATCACAGTGTTGTCAGATTTTGATTCCATCATCATATTGCTTGCCACTATTGCTGGTAGCCCTACAACAACAAGTGAACATTCACTCAAATTTAGAAAAATGAGACCTTTATAACAAATTTACAAAAAGTTAGTTAAAAATACTGACCTTGATCAGAAAGAACAACACCACTAGCACCAACAGCAGAAGCAATATCAACACGTTCAGCAATTAGTAGAAAAGCTCTATCTCTAATCACTGATTTCAGTAACCTAGCTGCTTCATAAAATCTCCCACCATTACCATTTCCTTCACTATCATCAAGAATTACAATACC
This genomic interval from Papaver somniferum cultivar HN1 unplaced genomic scaffold, ASM357369v1 unplaced-scaffold_154, whole genome shotgun sequence contains the following:
- the LOC113336837 gene encoding probable transmembrane GTPase FZO-like, chloroplastic isoform X1 produces the protein MVSLLSNTGPVHLTKLPLLSKTLISNFPHDNPLLKFRARRSKLAINSFGKNAFQSNQQQQPRTLFPGGFKRPEIKIPTLILQLSTEDVLRKGAEEEVLNLIDIAVSKWVGIVILDDSEGNGNGGRFYEAARLLKSVIRDRAFLLIAERVDIASAVGASGVVLSDQGLPAIVASNMMMESKSDNTVILPLVGRCVNTADAALSASNSEGADFLIYRNDRGNNFDSLFQTVKVPVFATFGLEGEQLKLADASKLFQSGAGGLVVSLDDLKLLSDDALRNLFTPLSNKTQDDSRIMDRVEQGKNGVIPSMDLDEKEAEFIKMEKIVLQDAISIIQKAAPLMEEVSLLIDAVSRLDEPFLLVIVGEFNSGKSTVINALLGRRYLKEGVVPTTNEITLLCYAEMDTFEHERCERHPDGQFICYLPAPFLKKINLVDTPGTNVILQRQQRLTEEFVPRSDLVVFVISADRPLTASEVAFLSYIQQWKKRVVFVLNKCDLYQSNSELEEAIAFIKENIQKLMNAEHVTLYPVAARSAIQAKLSVGLDGGKNNEELLGADTRWMSSGFDELEKFLFSFLDRSTDAGMDRMRLKLETPIRIADRLIVACETLVMKERESAIQDLASVNEIVGRAKDYAEKMEYESMSWKRQTSSLIEAARARIVRLIESTLLLSNVDLVASYVFKREKFNLMPVSSRAQSDIIDLAISDAQKLLEEYKMWLQSNSSRERMLYNESLEKRWPSSLNQHDQPHFGTDDLQKREDLSVKPLENFSASAAAKLFDQEIREVVLGTFGGLGAAGLSASLLTTVLPTTTEDLLALGLCSAGGFLAVSNLPTRRKEMAEKVRRTADAVARELEEDMRKDLLQNIEDLDNFVKSISKPYQDAAQQRIDSLSKTQEELTGMQKKLQNLQFKIQNLHVS
- the LOC113336837 gene encoding probable transmembrane GTPase FZO-like, chloroplastic isoform X2, coding for MVSLLSNTGPVHLTKLPLLSKTLISNFPHDNPLLKFRARRSKLAINSFGKNAFQSNQQQQPRTLFPGGFKRPEIKIPTLILQLSTEDVLRKGAEEEVLNLIDIAVSKWVGIVILDDSEGNGNGGRFYEAARLLKSVIRDRAFLLIAERVDIASAVGASGVVLSDQGLPAIVASNMMMESKSDNTVILPLVGRCVNTADAALSASNSEGADFLIYRNDRGNNFDSLFQTVKVPVFATFGLEGEQLKLADASKLFQSGAGGLVVSLDDLKLLSDDALRNLFTPLSNKTQDDSRIMDRVEQGKNGVIPSMDLDEKEAEFIKMEKIVLQDAISIIQKAAPLMEEVSLLIDAVSRLDEPFLLVIVGEFNSGKSTVINALLGRRYLKEGVVPTTNEITLLCYAEMDTFEHERCERHPDGQFICYLPAPFLKKINLVDTPGTNVILQRQQRLTEEFVPRSDLVVFVISADRPLTASEVAFLSYIQQWKKRVVFVLNKCDLYQSNSELEEAIAFIKENIQKLMNAEHVTLYPVAARSAIQAKLSVGLDGGKNNEELLGADTRWMSSGFDELEKFLFSFLDRSTDAGMDRMRLKLETPIRIADRLIVACETLVMKERESAIQDLASVNEIVGRAKDYAEKMEYESMSWKRQTSSLIEAARARIVRLIESTLLLSNVDLVASYVFKREKFNLMPVSSRAQSDIIDLAISDAQKLLEEYKMWLQSNSSRERMLYNESLEKRWPSSLNQHDQPHFGTDDLQKREDLSVKPLENFSASAAAKLFDQEIREVVLGTFGGLGAAGLSASLLTTVLPTTTEDLLALGLCSAGGRVGLVWLDNHDAQ